The DNA region GGTTGCCATCATGTATCTGCGTAACGAACAAGGTAAATAAAGTCACATCAAAAGCCCCAATCCAATGGGGCTTCTTCATGACGTTTAGTCTGTTTTAGGCATTGATGTTCTTCATACAATGTTCACATAGCACAGGCTTTTGCTCTGTAGATTTTAGGCGAAAACGCTGCCAGAAAGTAGGCTCAGCTTTAGTCACAAAAATACCGCCAAGTAATGGCAACAACAGAGCGACAGAAACCAACGACAAACTGTTACCCGCAATCCATGTTGAAAGACTCAGTGCAATCAAAGGGAAAAACAGAAAACAGATCGAGGCAGTAAACGGCGTCGACACTTGTCCAAGCTTAAAGTACGCCACAATGCCACCTACGCTAGCAAACATACCGAGATAAATCACAGCGCTAATCGAGTCCACCGAGAACTGAGAAATATCTGGTCGCTCGACGATCAGTGAGGTGATAAACAACAGCACAGAAGCAACAAAGCTTGGAAAGGCGTTGTAAGTCAGTACTGGAATGCCTTTACAGAACTTTTCAACAAACACATACATCACTGCATGAATCGCAACCGCCCCACCTAGAGCGAGAAAGCCCAGCAGGTAATCCTCTCCACCTAGACTCATTTCTTTCGCCAGAATCAGAATTAAGCTCAGAACCGCGACCAAAAGGCCGGCAATCTGGGATTTACGTAACCTAAGCCCAAGAAACAGACTCGATGTCACCATCACCGCTATCGGCACATTGGCGAAGATGATCGAAGCAAGGCCCGATGAAATGTATTGTTCCCCAAAAATCATCAAGGTAAACGGAATCGCGAAATAGAAAATCGCAACGACGAACATCCAGAACACTTTACCTTTAGGGAAGAACAGAGGCTGTTTGAGGTGTTTCGCCAACATGATTAATAGCGGTGCGGCAATCAGAAAACGCAGTCCAGTAGCAAAGATAGGTGGAATAGTTTGCACCGCTACTTCCATCGCAAACCACGTGGTGCCCCAAATCAAACACACAGACACGAACAAGATAATTGGTAGATGCTTATACGTCATGACGACCTCCCGCTTGTTGAGCATTAACAAGGTTTGGCAGATACGCAGCAAAGCGCTCGTTACGAGCAATTAAAGTGGTTTTCATTTTTTAGTTCCCATCACAGGGCGGTGTAAATAAAAAGCTATTTACACGCGTAACAAATTCGCACGGTAATGCGTGCAGTGACATTGTTGGCAGCGATATGCTGCGAGATAGGAATTAAGCTATCGGAGGACGATAGTGAGAGTGCATATCTGCACTGGTATAGATAGAAGTTTGGCTAGTCGCAAGCTCATGACGATATGGTGCCTCATATGAACGTTGCTGGGTTTCGACAACTGCCGTGCCCGAAGCATGACCATGGGAACAACATTGTTTTTCGAAGCATGTTCCGCCCGGTTCACAACAACCCGGTTCTTCCTTGTTGACGGTATTAAACTCGATATCACAATAGCTAAAGTGCATCACTTCTGCATTGGGAGTGTTATCTGAGTAACCGGGTGAGACCTCTGCACGAGCTACGCCACTCGACAGCATAAAAGCCATCAAAGCAGAGAGCAGGAAGCAAATTGTGGATGTGCTTTTCATCAGCATCACAATGTCTCATAAAAAGGAGAATACGGGATAGCGTGAAGATAACTGTCAAACAGACAAGAAACAATAGTGCTTGAGATGACTTTACACTTTTTTACCCCAAAGTCGTGTAGATGTGATTCCCCTTCACACAAAAGCAAAGCCTCGCACTTGGCGAGGCTTAACATTATTCATCTTTTTCGGCGGTTTGATTATCAATATACGGCCAATAATGATGACCGACTCGAATAACCAAAGTAGCGGCAGCCAGAATAAACGCGGCCAAAGACAGCCACACTATCATCACTGAGTCGAGCTCTTTCATTCCGAGAGTGATATAGCGAGCAATGGCCATCATGGCAATGTAAATTGGGTAACGGACTGGTATCTTACCGTTCATCACAAACTGCCCAACCATAGCAAGCACTTCCAGATAGATGAACATCAATAAGATATCATCGAGTGCAACACGCTTTTGCACGTAAATATGGACAAACTCTTCGACCATAGCCCAAACAGTCGCCAGAGTAATGGCAACCAAAAGCACAGCTTCAAGCAGATGAAAGATTTTCAGAAAGGGACGACTGAATGATTTAGGTAAATGCGACGGCATGGTCAACTATCCAAACAAATCAAAGGAGTAAGTTTGCAGTGTAGCACGCGGAGTTGAATAAGCTGAACTGACAAACCTCACCGGCAGAAAGAAAAAACGCTCCAATTAATAGGAGCGTTTCATTTTACCTTGAAGGTGACTTTACGCCACTTGCTGCTTTTTTTCTGCCACGCGCTTTTTCTTGCGATATTTAGGGTGCGTGATAGGAATCGCGGATAGAAGTTTTTTGGTGTAGTCATTTTGAGGGTTCGCGTAAATTTCTTTCGCGTTGCCCGCTTCCACCACCTTGCCAAAGTACATCACCGCCACTTTATCGGACACGTGTTTCACTACAGACAAATCATGAGAGATGAAGATAATGGCCAGATTCATCTCTTGCTGAAGTTGCAGTAACAAATTCAAGATCTGAGCCTGAACCGATACATCTAACGCAGAGACTGACTCATCACAAATCAACAACTTCGGTTTAAGGGCGATCGCACGGGCAATACCAATACGCTGACGTTGACCACCAGAGAATTCATGTGGATAACGGTTCACTGCCGTTTCTGGCAAACCGACTTTGACCAACAGCTCTTTCACCCACTGCTTACGCTCTGAAGACGTACCGATGTTGTGAATCACGTACGGCTCTTCGAGAATCATTCCAATCGTATGACGTTGGTTGAGCGATTCCATCGGGTCTTGAAAGACAATTTGCATGTCTTTACGCAATGAGCGCATTTGTTTCACAGACAATTTGGTGATGTCTTTGCCTTCAAAGAAAATCTTACCTTCTGTTGGCTCGTACAATTTCAAAATAGTACGACCTAGGGTACTTTTACCACAGCCAGATTCACCTACTAGGCCAAGAGTTTCACCCTCACCTACTGATAACGACACGCCATCAACGGCTTTAATGGTGTAGCCTTTCTTAAACAGTCCTTTACCTGATACAAAGTGCTGCTTAAGATCTTCAATTCTTAATACTTCTTTTGCCATAACATCCTCTTTTATGACTTGTTCACTTTGCACCAGTTAGCTAGCAAACATACTGGCATCGATCGGTTTAATATCGATCATCTGTTTAGGTTCGTTATCTAAACTCGGCATCAAACCCATTAAACGTTCTGTATAAGGGTGCTGTGGGTTATCAAACAGCTCGAAAATCTCGGCTTTTTCCACAATACGACCACCGTACATCACGGCTACGTCATCACACACTTCCGCAACCACACCAAGATCATGAGTAATGAAGATCATCGCCATGCCCGTTTCTTCTTGAAGCTCATTCATTAGTTCAAGAATAGACGCCTGCACGGTTACATCCAGTGCTGTGGTTGGCTCATCACAGATAAGAATGTCTGGTTTACACGCTAATGCCATCGCGATCATCACACGCTGACGCATGCCACCCGATAGGTTGTGTGGGTATTCATTCAGACGTTTTTCTGGCATAGGGATTTTTACTTTAGCCAGCATTTCTAGCGCGTAAGACTCTCTTTGCCTCTTATCCAATTCAGGACGGTGCAACTCCAAGACTTCGCACAGTTGGCGCCCGATACTATGTACGGGATTCAAAGCCGTCATCGGGTCTTGGAAAATAATAGAAATGCGGTCGCCGCGCATGGCGTACATTTCTTCTGCTGGTAATGTGGCAAGGTCTGTACCACGGTAATTGACCTCACCATTGACGATATTACCGTATGGTTTTGGCAACAGACCCATTATCGACATCGACGTGACACTCTTACCACTGCCCGACTCACCAACTAGACCAAGGGTACGCCCAGCACGAACATCAAAGTTCACGCCATGCAGTACTTTGACAGGTCCATCATCCGTAATGAATTCAACCTCAAGATCTTTAACACTTAGGATTACATCGTTTTCCATAACACATCCTTACAGCTTATAAGTGTCATCAACGACGACAACCGGTTCAAAAATTTTACCCGATTTCATCGCCTTCTGAGTTTCTTTCTTCACATCAGTATCAATCCAGTAAGTGCCATCACCAATGATGCCACCGCTAAACAGTGCTTCCGTCATGCGGTTCATTGGCTTCTCTGGCAGCTTTAACCAACGCCAGTGGCCATAACGAACGTAAGGCACCATATAACCAGGAACAATCACGTGCGCATCAATAATGTCACGCTGGATTTCATGACCAAGTTGGATCTTTTTGTCCATGTCCATATTGAAGCGATAATCGATGATCTTCGCATCAAGTTCAGGCGTGCTGTAGTTTGTGAACGAGTTGGTTTGTGGCTTATTCGCGTTCACTGAGTGGAAGTATTCCCAATAGGTTGGTATCTCAGAAGTGCCCATATCAAGGAACGCTAAATCATGTTTCTTCTCACGCACATATTTGAACATCGACGAGCCATCGATCAGCTTAAGCTCAATGTCTAAACCAGCCAATTTAGCCTGTTCGCGCACAAAGGCGATACGAGGCGTGTGTACTGGTGTCGCGTACGTCAATTCGAAGCTCAAACGTTGGCCTTTGTCATTGATACGGATACCGTCCGAACCAATCTTATCAAAACCCGCTGCAGCAAACGCTTGTGCCGCTTTTTCTGGGTCAAATTTCGGAGCTTTAGCATCTGGCAACGTGTATTTGCCGTGGCCGTAACCTGTTGGGTTTGGTTTACGACTGTAGTCACCACGCATGATGTTTTCGATCATACCATCAAAGTCGATCGCGTGAGTAATGCCTTTGCGGATGTTTAAATCATCCAATAATGGCATTGCAGTATTCATCCAAACACCGCCAGCCCCTACAGGGTATTGGTTGTAACCCCAGAACTTCTGAATGTAGCCTTTTTGGTAAGGTGCGGTATTGGATTTGTCATGCCATAGGCTTGGTAGAACCAGACCAAATGCATCTAAACTGCCTTTCTCAAAGTGCTTCTTGGCAATATCGTTATCACGGATGACGGTGATGCGAATCTTGTCGACGTTATAACGGTTTTGGTAGTACTTGTTCGAGTAACCCCACCAGTCTTCGCCTACGTGTTTAAAGGTAACGCTTTTACCTTTTTTGATATCCGCTAGGTAGTAAGCACTCGTGGTTGGTTCACTCTTAAAGTTGTAATAGCGAACAAAGTTGTCGTGAATACCATCACCATTCTCATCTTTCTTTGGATTCGCATAGAAATGAGCAGGACGAGGACGCAGTGCGCCCATTCTTAACAACAACTCTTCAGGATTGAGTTCTTTCGCGGCTTTAACCGCGAACGTTAAATCATCGAACTTAATCACATCTTCGACAGTCTTGTTATAGTAATCGTTATACCATGGCTCAAGAATGTCTTTCGAGCGATAGAACTTCAGCATAAATACAAAATCGTCGGCAGTGACAGGTTTACCATCTGACCATTTTGCTTCTGGGTTCAGTTTAAAATAAACGGTTTTGTTATCACCCGCTAACGCCCACTCATTAGCTAACTCCGGAATAAATTCGAGAGTATCAGGGTGACGTACAACCAATCCCGGTGTTTCATCCAGGATATAAGAACGCAAACCTGAGTTGGCATCGGGGCCAACACTACGCAAAGTCTGAGGAAAGCTCGACATATACGCTCGGAAGGTACCACCACGTTTTGCTTCAGGAGAGCCATATTGAGGCTCATCCCAGTTTGTTTGCCAGTTTAAGTCAGTCGGAAGCGTTGCTGACATCGCACCAAAACTCAGGGCGCTCAGCGTTGACGCTAATAATAATTTTTTCATAAAACTTCCCTTTTTATGTTTTGCTCACAATGCTTACTTAAACGTAGCGCGTGAATTTTTTCGGGTCGAATGCAGCTCGGATAGCTTCACCAATAAAGGTCACCATCACTAGCACCAGTACGATAGAGCTAACAACAGAAGCAACGATCCATGGCGAGTCTAGGTTCGACTTACCTTGTTGCAATAACTCACCCCAACTTGGTGTCGGAGGCATCAGGCCAAGGCCTAGGTAATCTAGTGCTGTCAGTGCTGTGATGTTCGCTGCGATAGTAAATGGTGCCAGCGTCACAATCATTACCATGGTATTTGGCAGGATGTGGTTGAACAGGATACGGCCGGTTGACGCACCTAATGCACGTGCTGCCATTACGTATTCACGAGCCGACTCTTTATAGGTCATGGTACGCATGTACCAAGTCATCCCCATCCACCCAAAGAGTACGTTAATACCGACGAACAGAGTAAAGGTTGGTTGCACTATCGAGACGAGGATCATGATGACGTACAAAAACGGAACCATTGACCAGACCTCGATCAAACGCTGAACAAATAAGTCAAATTTTCCGCCCCAGAAGCCCATCGCACAACCCACGGCAGTACCAATCGCATACGAGATGGCCATGGTTAGCAACGCAAAGCCCATTGCCGTTCGAAAGCCATAAACCAATCGAGCTAAAATGTCTCGGCCAATCACATCAGTGCCTAGGTAGTGCTTATCTTCCGCGCTTGGCGCTGTCGGTGGGAAATCACCGCTAAAGTCTTGCTCGTATGGGTTCCAAGGTACAATAGGTAATACAACGAAGTTATCGCCACCTTCTAATTCGAATACCTTTTGTAGCTCTCGGTAGTCTGCTTCACTAGAAGAAGCTTGGCCAAACTCAGAACCCAAGCGGACATCACTGACGACAGGAAAGTAAAAACTACCATCGTACTTAACGACCAGTGCCTTACTGTTGATCAACAGCTCCGAAAACAATGAAAGGATCAGCATGGTTGATAAGATCAAAAATGACCAATAACCGCGTTTGATTTCTTTAAAGTGACGGAACTTCTTTTGAGTTAATGGGCTAACTTTAATCATATTACGCTCCAAACTTCACACGTGGGTCGACTAAAGCAACACAGATATCCGAAATGATATTACCGATCAGTAGCAATACCGCGTTGATAGCTACGATGCCCATAACTACAGGATAATCGCGCTCCATGATGGACTCATAACCAAGCAGGCCGATGCCATCAATATTGAAAATTACTTCAATAAGGAACGCACCTGTCATAAAGAACAGCAATGAATTACCAAAGTGAGAGGCGATTGGAATCAAACTATTGCGCAGCGCGTGCTTGCGTACTGCTTTCTTAAATGGCAAACCTTTTGCAATCGCAGTACGAATGTAATCGGATGACAAGTTTTCCATCAGGTTATTTTTCATTGTCATCGTTAGCGTTGCGAAGTCACCAATCAGGTAACAGATAAGAGGTAGTACCGCATGCCACATGATGTCTTTTGCGCGCTCAAAGAAGGTTTCATAGTCATCAAAGTCGTCTCCGACAAAGCCTCCCATCGGGAACCACTCTAGGTGATAACTGAACAAGGTGATAAGTAGGACACCAACCACGTATCCGGGTAGTGCGTACCCGACAAAGATGAGAATAGAAGAAGCGGAATCAAATACGGAGCCGTGTTTAAGCGCTTTATAATAGCCGAGCGGAATCGAAATAAAATAACTGATAAAAAAAGTCATTCCGCCATAAAACAAAGAAACAGGTAAGCGCTCTGCAATCATGTCAGACACAGGTTCGTAATAACGAGTAGATTCACCTAAATCAAGCGTCACCAAGCGACTCAACCACTCAACATAAGCTTCCATCACTGGTTTATCTAAGCCATAAAACGCATTCAGCTCAGCGATTTGATCATCGGAGAGAGCGGTATTACCGCCAGCAGATGTCATTGACGCGGCGCCATCACCTTGCGCTTGCATTTGAGAAAGCATGCGCTCAACCGGACCACCAGGTACGAATCGCGTGATAGCAAAGATAAGAATGGTAATCCCGAGAAACGTTGGGATAACCAACGCCAAACGGCGTAAAAAGTACGACAGCATATACAACTTGCTCCTTGTCTACTGTCCATTATTAGGCGGAATTGGAGAGGAGGAATCCGGCCCAAAATGGTGCATCTCTATCCCGTAGTAACTAAAGCTGTTGAAACACACTCCCTGAATTTCAAAAGCCAGTTTTTTCCACTACTGCAATAATTTCAGCGTCATATTTATCTTGAATCCACTGAAGCTTCAAGTGTTTGAACCCAAAACATGACAAACTTCCCTCGAGGTCGAAAAATAGAAATGTTTTTGTAAAAAATTATAAAAAACCACAAAACCAATTCATACAGAATATCAATCTGGGCACTTTAGAGCCAAAACCCTATATAAACATGCATATATAGAGAATAATTAGACGAAAACGCCCATTACTATTTGACCCTGAAATACGAGTGAGCCCTTTTATAATGGTGGGTATCATATTCTGATACCACCCCTTGCGATCGAGTTAACATAGAGACCATTCCATAAAAAAACCAAATCAGAATAATTCTCTAGATAAGTACCCATTTTCAGTACCAATCGCCTAGTTAAAAACCAAAGACCACATAAGTCATTAGTCTTTACAAGAAACACAAAATACGGTGTTTTATTAACATTTGATCTCGCCCACCCTTCCTAACACAGCCATTTATTCTGTGATTTACATCACTTTTGGAATTTTACATCTTTTTTACATTTCCTTATCTCTGTTTACCACTGGTTTGACTTCCTTTTTTCACCTCAGGTATACATGTGGCAAGCGTTAACGAAATCTTAACGTCACAATTGGTCTTTAAGTGACCATACATAGGAAATAATAATAATCGGAGCAACAAGGATGTATAAAAACACAACCGCTTTATCTGTTGCGATCAGCCTTGCACTGGGAACGGCGGCGGCAGTGGCCCCACTAGCAGCACAGGCAGAAGAGCAGCAAGTTGAAAAACTTCAAAAGATGAAAGTTACTGGTTCACGTTTAACACGTGCGTCTATGGAAGGAAGCACTCCAGTAGCAGTAATCGGCCGTGCAGAAATTGAACGTGCCGGTGATATCTCCATCGCTGATGTACTACGTAAATCTTCATTCAACTCTTTCGGTTCATACAGTGAAAGTTCAGGTAGCTCGTGGCAGAGCCAAGCAACAATGTCGCTACGTGGCCTAGGTGCTTCACGAACACTTGTTCTTATTAACGGTAAGCGTCTACCTGGTTCTGCAACCATGGGTGGCGGCGCAGCAAACTTAAACGTGATTCCTGCAGCTATCGTTGAGCGTGTTGAAGTTATGGCCGACGGCGGTTCTGCCGTGTACGGTTCAGATGCTGTTGCAGGTGTTGTAAACGTAATTCTAAAAGATGAGTTCGACGGCATTAACGTAACCGTTGGTGGCGGCATTCCTTCGCAAGAAGGCGGTGATGAACAGAACTTCTCTATCGTAACGGGTACTTCTGGAGAAAAAGGTAATATTTACTTTTCGTTTGAACATGATTCGAAAGGTGAGATTTACCAAAGAGACCGTGATTACTTGAGCTCAAAGAATACTGGTTCAGATAACTACTTTGATATGTCAGGCGTAAGTATTTATGGCCGTAACGTATATCATGATGGCAAACTAAAGCCTCTGAACGGTTATGACACTGATGCGAAGTGTGACTCATCTAAAGGCTTCGTGGGTGTTACTGAATACCCTGGTCTTGGCCCTATGTGTGGTTACGACTACACCTCAGAGGCAGCTCAAACCGCTTCTCTTGAACGAAATACAGTTTTTGTAAATGGTAATATTTTCCTATCAGATACAACGACCTTTAACGCACAAATGCTTTTAAGCCGTAACGAAAGTTTCGGTCGTTTTGCCCCAGCGGCAGGTTACTTTGAAGTTGATCCATCAACTTCAGGCGGCGCTGATTTCTTTACAGAAAACGGCTTGGACCCATCTAAGGGCCCGGCAAGTGTTTACTACCGTTTCACGAACGTAGGTACGCGTGACACAAACGTTACGGATTTCCAAGCGGATATGAAAGCAGGCCTAGACGGCTCTTTCTATACTGACGGGTTCGGTGAGGTAATTTGGGAAACTGGCTACCACCTAAACTACTCAAACAGTAACGAGCGCGGTACTGGTTATGTTCTACGTTCACCTGCAGAAGCACTTGCTAACTCTGGTGAATTCGTAGATGGCGAATTTAGTGCTGATGCGACTAAAGATTTGGCCGCGACAACTGCACGTGAATCGCAAATGGAAATGCACCAGATCAATGGTGGTTTACAGTTCGACCTAGCAGATATCGGTGATGTAACCATTCCACTATACATTGGTGCTGAAGCAACAACGTATGACTACTTTGACCAATACGATTCACAAAGTGAAGCAGGTAATATCATTGGTAGCGCTGGTAACTCAGCGGCTGGTGATCGCCAAACATACGCTCTCTTTGCAGAATCCTTGATCGCTTTCACTGATGAGCTAGAGATGAACGTAGCGTTACGCTACGACCACTACAGCGATTTTGGTAGTGCCGTTTCACCAAAAGCATCATTCCGTTACCAACCACTTGATAACTTAATGTTCCGAGCTGGTGCAGGTATGGGCTTCCGCGCTCCTTCTTTAAGCAACCTTTACGGTGCGGATAGCGAATCAAATGATTTCGCAAAAGACTATGTTTACTGTGAAGACCAAGGCATCTCTGACGCAGATTGTCCTGAGAAACAGTACACAACAACGCGTACATCAAATGAAGATCTAGATGCTGAGACATCAACGTCATTTAACTTCGGCGTAAGCTACTCGCCAATCGAAGATCTAGCGTTAACTGCGGATTACTACAACATCCGTATTGAAGATACGATCGTGATGAACACACTACAGAGTATGATTGACCAAGAGCGTAGCAGCGGTCAACCAAACTCAAACATCACTCGTGATTCAGCAGGCAGCATCACACACGCAACGGTTCCACTATCAAACATCGGCGACCTTGAAACATCAGGCATCGACTTAAAAGTGAACTACTTGTATGACTTCGATGTAGCGACTGTACGTTACGACTTTGGTGGTACTTACGTACTAGATTACAGCAGCCCTGAGTACGTAGATGGTCCAACAAACAACAAAGTAGGCCGCAACGGTCTACCTGAGTACCGTTTCCAAACGGGTGTTGGCTTCAATGTCTTGAGCGACCACGATATTTACCTATCGGCTGATCACATTGCCTCTCAAGCACAAGACGTAGATAAGAACTACAATAAGACCGGCAAGATCCCAAGCTACACAACGTTCAACGTAGCCTACAACTACATGGCACCTTGGGATGCAAAACTAACAGCAGGTGTACGTAACCTAACTGACGAAGATCCAGCATTTGAAGCAGATGGCGTTACATACAACGATGAACTGTACAGCATTCAAGGCCGTGTATTCTTCGTTAACTACTCTCAAA from Vibrio hyugaensis includes:
- a CDS encoding DMT family transporter; this encodes MTYKHLPIILFVSVCLIWGTTWFAMEVAVQTIPPIFATGLRFLIAAPLLIMLAKHLKQPLFFPKGKVFWMFVVAIFYFAIPFTLMIFGEQYISSGLASIIFANVPIAVMVTSSLFLGLRLRKSQIAGLLVAVLSLILILAKEMSLGGEDYLLGFLALGGAVAIHAVMYVFVEKFCKGIPVLTYNAFPSFVASVLLFITSLIVERPDISQFSVDSISAVIYLGMFASVGGIVAYFKLGQVSTPFTASICFLFFPLIALSLSTWIAGNSLSLVSVALLLPLLGGIFVTKAEPTFWQRFRLKSTEQKPVLCEHCMKNINA
- a CDS encoding phosphate-starvation-inducible protein PsiE, which gives rise to MPSHLPKSFSRPFLKIFHLLEAVLLVAITLATVWAMVEEFVHIYVQKRVALDDILLMFIYLEVLAMVGQFVMNGKIPVRYPIYIAMMAIARYITLGMKELDSVMIVWLSLAAFILAAATLVIRVGHHYWPYIDNQTAEKDE
- a CDS encoding ABC transporter ATP-binding protein, with product MAKEVLRIEDLKQHFVSGKGLFKKGYTIKAVDGVSLSVGEGETLGLVGESGCGKSTLGRTILKLYEPTEGKIFFEGKDITKLSVKQMRSLRKDMQIVFQDPMESLNQRHTIGMILEEPYVIHNIGTSSERKQWVKELLVKVGLPETAVNRYPHEFSGGQRQRIGIARAIALKPKLLICDESVSALDVSVQAQILNLLLQLQQEMNLAIIFISHDLSVVKHVSDKVAVMYFGKVVEAGNAKEIYANPQNDYTKKLLSAIPITHPKYRKKKRVAEKKQQVA
- a CDS encoding ABC transporter ATP-binding protein yields the protein MENDVILSVKDLEVEFITDDGPVKVLHGVNFDVRAGRTLGLVGESGSGKSVTSMSIMGLLPKPYGNIVNGEVNYRGTDLATLPAEEMYAMRGDRISIIFQDPMTALNPVHSIGRQLCEVLELHRPELDKRQRESYALEMLAKVKIPMPEKRLNEYPHNLSGGMRQRVMIAMALACKPDILICDEPTTALDVTVQASILELMNELQEETGMAMIFITHDLGVVAEVCDDVAVMYGGRIVEKAEIFELFDNPQHPYTERLMGLMPSLDNEPKQMIDIKPIDASMFAS
- a CDS encoding extracellular solute-binding protein, whose protein sequence is MKKLLLASTLSALSFGAMSATLPTDLNWQTNWDEPQYGSPEAKRGGTFRAYMSSFPQTLRSVGPDANSGLRSYILDETPGLVVRHPDTLEFIPELANEWALAGDNKTVYFKLNPEAKWSDGKPVTADDFVFMLKFYRSKDILEPWYNDYYNKTVEDVIKFDDLTFAVKAAKELNPEELLLRMGALRPRPAHFYANPKKDENGDGIHDNFVRYYNFKSEPTTSAYYLADIKKGKSVTFKHVGEDWWGYSNKYYQNRYNVDKIRITVIRDNDIAKKHFEKGSLDAFGLVLPSLWHDKSNTAPYQKGYIQKFWGYNQYPVGAGGVWMNTAMPLLDDLNIRKGITHAIDFDGMIENIMRGDYSRKPNPTGYGHGKYTLPDAKAPKFDPEKAAQAFAAAGFDKIGSDGIRINDKGQRLSFELTYATPVHTPRIAFVREQAKLAGLDIELKLIDGSSMFKYVREKKHDLAFLDMGTSEIPTYWEYFHSVNANKPQTNSFTNYSTPELDAKIIDYRFNMDMDKKIQLGHEIQRDIIDAHVIVPGYMVPYVRYGHWRWLKLPEKPMNRMTEALFSGGIIGDGTYWIDTDVKKETQKAMKSGKIFEPVVVVDDTYKL
- a CDS encoding ABC transporter permease, which gives rise to MIKVSPLTQKKFRHFKEIKRGYWSFLILSTMLILSLFSELLINSKALVVKYDGSFYFPVVSDVRLGSEFGQASSSEADYRELQKVFELEGGDNFVVLPIVPWNPYEQDFSGDFPPTAPSAEDKHYLGTDVIGRDILARLVYGFRTAMGFALLTMAISYAIGTAVGCAMGFWGGKFDLFVQRLIEVWSMVPFLYVIMILVSIVQPTFTLFVGINVLFGWMGMTWYMRTMTYKESAREYVMAARALGASTGRILFNHILPNTMVMIVTLAPFTIAANITALTALDYLGLGLMPPTPSWGELLQQGKSNLDSPWIVASVVSSIVLVLVMVTFIGEAIRAAFDPKKFTRYV
- a CDS encoding ABC transporter permease subunit — protein: MLSYFLRRLALVIPTFLGITILIFAITRFVPGGPVERMLSQMQAQGDGAASMTSAGGNTALSDDQIAELNAFYGLDKPVMEAYVEWLSRLVTLDLGESTRYYEPVSDMIAERLPVSLFYGGMTFFISYFISIPLGYYKALKHGSVFDSASSILIFVGYALPGYVVGVLLITLFSYHLEWFPMGGFVGDDFDDYETFFERAKDIMWHAVLPLICYLIGDFATLTMTMKNNLMENLSSDYIRTAIAKGLPFKKAVRKHALRNSLIPIASHFGNSLLFFMTGAFLIEVIFNIDGIGLLGYESIMERDYPVVMGIVAINAVLLLIGNIISDICVALVDPRVKFGA
- a CDS encoding TonB-dependent receptor plug domain-containing protein, with amino-acid sequence MYKNTTALSVAISLALGTAAAVAPLAAQAEEQQVEKLQKMKVTGSRLTRASMEGSTPVAVIGRAEIERAGDISIADVLRKSSFNSFGSYSESSGSSWQSQATMSLRGLGASRTLVLINGKRLPGSATMGGGAANLNVIPAAIVERVEVMADGGSAVYGSDAVAGVVNVILKDEFDGINVTVGGGIPSQEGGDEQNFSIVTGTSGEKGNIYFSFEHDSKGEIYQRDRDYLSSKNTGSDNYFDMSGVSIYGRNVYHDGKLKPLNGYDTDAKCDSSKGFVGVTEYPGLGPMCGYDYTSEAAQTASLERNTVFVNGNIFLSDTTTFNAQMLLSRNESFGRFAPAAGYFEVDPSTSGGADFFTENGLDPSKGPASVYYRFTNVGTRDTNVTDFQADMKAGLDGSFYTDGFGEVIWETGYHLNYSNSNERGTGYVLRSPAEALANSGEFVDGEFSADATKDLAATTARESQMEMHQINGGLQFDLADIGDVTIPLYIGAEATTYDYFDQYDSQSEAGNIIGSAGNSAAGDRQTYALFAESLIAFTDELEMNVALRYDHYSDFGSAVSPKASFRYQPLDNLMFRAGAGMGFRAPSLSNLYGADSESNDFAKDYVYCEDQGISDADCPEKQYTTTRTSNEDLDAETSTSFNFGVSYSPIEDLALTADYYNIRIEDTIVMNTLQSMIDQERSSGQPNSNITRDSAGSITHATVPLSNIGDLETSGIDLKVNYLYDFDVATVRYDFGGTYVLDYSSPEYVDGPTNNKVGRNGLPEYRFQTGVGFNVLSDHDIYLSADHIASQAQDVDKNYNKTGKIPSYTTFNVAYNYMAPWDAKLTAGVRNLTDEDPAFEADGVTYNDELYSIQGRVFFVNYSQNF